One genomic region from Lonchura striata isolate bLonStr1 chromosome 23, bLonStr1.mat, whole genome shotgun sequence encodes:
- the TECTA gene encoding alpha-tectorin yields the protein MIRRSFLGAWVALLVITAQQQAHTMASLYPYWQNDTKTPKVDDGSSPEIKISVPFIFFGAPYRSIYVNNNGVISFNALVSQFTPEAFPLTDGRAFVAPFWADVHNGIRGEIYYRESVEPELLRRASRDIRRHFRDMASFSALWLFIVTWEEVTFYGGSSTTPVNTFQAVLITDGVSSFALFNYHEISWTTGTASGGDPLTGLGGVMAQAGFNGGNLTNFFSIPGSRTPDIVNIEETTNVNVPGRWAFKIDGREIDPANGCSLRGQFLRQGEIFWDNANCTTKCRCLDFNNEILCQDMACGPFEACETKTKFFQCVPVESSTCVVFGDPHYHTFDGFLFHFQGSCSYLLARQCWPGSQLPYFNVEAKNENRGGSSVSWLRDIYVEVYSHKIVLPKGSFGKAKVDDLVVSLPISLELGAIKVYQSGLSTALETDFGLLVTYDGQHYASVSVPGSYINATCGLCGNYNKDPEDDVLRSDGTAATSVPELGESWRVPHPERRCSTGCLENCSLCDPATEALYFTPEYCGFINKSGGPLWECGSVVDPTAFIHSCVYDLCSAKDNGTGLCQAIQAYATVCQALGISVGEWRSQTGCAAAVQCPELSQYSVCASSCPATCSDLTAPLACASPCTESCECPEGHVLSADRCVPVRGCGCDVNGRYYTAGETFWAAPDCTVQCHCEAGGEARCFNTTCPEGEICTIKNGYRGCYPKRETVCLVGQEQVLRTFDGITFPYPLEQSYTLLKTCPERPDFIEVDINQKKVGSAPNGPRVVRVQAAGQEVKIGGTRLSDIKVNGYDVELPYFHPSGRLEIYRTDNSTVMESEGLLAISYYDSGLLEIRLSTSYFNCTGGLCGLFNDNATDEFCLPKGKFTDNLELFLESWTTFDEICNGECGDLLMACNNDSELLKSYRSRSSCGIINDPTNSSFLECHSVVNVSAYYRTCLFRLCQSGGNVSELCDSVARYASACKNADVDIGQWRSHSFCPLSCPENSHFEECMSCVETCESLASGPVCRDTCSEGCQCDEGFALRGTRCIPRRECGCNFEGRQLATNQTFWMDISCHFLCYCNGSDNSVYCENVSCKDDEYCLEENGLYYCHVRTDASCIISGYGHYLTFDGYSFDFQSSCELVLCTTISRPRVERSDTFPAFTVTAKNEDRDTSLALWVKQVEVEVFNYKIVIHRAYKYTVLINDERLYLPLKLGQGKVNIFAFGFHIVVETDFGLKVVYDWKTFLSVTIPRGFQNLTYGLCGRYNGNPEDDLVAAGGTPATSIGDFVQSWAKRDAFCRVGCGDRCPACGKVEGFWKPQQLCSLIPSQSGVFAKCHSKINPSFFYKNCLFDTCVDGGAMQTACSWLQNYASTCQTQGIAITGWRNFTSCSVSCPPNSHYESCVSLCQPRCAAIRLKSDCSHYCVEGCQCDPGYVLNGKSCILPHNCGCYSDGKYYEPKQLFWSGDCTRRCRCFRRNLIQCDPRHCKSDEECALRNGVRGCFSTRSSFCLAAGGGVFRTFDGAFLRFPANCAFVLSTICQKLPDFSFQLIINFDKWSSPNLTIISPVYFYINEEQILISDRNTVKVNGSLVSIPFVTGLSTKIFSQEGFLVIDSSPDIQIRYNGFNVIKITIGERLQNKVCGLCGNFNGDRTDDYATLRGKPAVSSMVLAQSWKTNGMQKSCNELQYSQYAASCDNVQIQELQSDSYCLKLTDMKGFFQPCYGLLDPLPFYESCFLDGCYNHKKVQLCGSLAAYGEACRTFGILGTEWIEKENCSGVVEDPCVGADCPNRTCELDNGGELCGCIEPPPYGNTTHDIIDAEVTCKAAQMEVSISKCKLFQLGFEREGVRVNDRHCPGIEGEDFISFQINNTKGNCGNLVQSNSTHIVYKNTVWIESANNTGNIITRDRTINVEFSCAYELDIKISLDSVVRPMLSVINLTVPTQEGSFTTKMALYKNSSYKHPYRQGEVVLTTRDVLYVGVFVVGADSNHLILMLNKCYATPSRDSNDKLRYFIIEGGCQNMKDNTIGIEENGVSLTCRFHVTVFKFIGDYDEVHLHCAVSLCDSEKYSCKINCPQHTRMASAFAEESKEQILSVGPIRRKRSDWCEDNGGCEQICTSRADGPLCSCVTGTLQGDGKSCRASSSSGEHRARVALLLAAQLWLHSAPWHLTS from the exons ATGATCAGGAGATCATTTCTGGGAGCCTGGGTGGCCCTTTTGGTGataacagcacagcagcaag CTCACACCATGGCAAGCCTGTATCCATACTGGCAGAACGACACCAAAACCCCCAAAGTCGATGATGGCAGCTCCCCTGAAATCAAGATCTCTGTGCCATTCATCTTTTTTGGAGCCCCATACAGAAGCATTTAT GTCAACAACAACGGCGTGATCTCCTTCAACGCCCTGGTCAGCCAGTTCACGCCCGAGGCCTTCCCGCTGACCGACGGCCGCGCCTTCGTGGCGCCCTTCTGGGCCGACGTGCACAACGGCATCCGCGGCGAGATCTACTACCGCGAGAGCGTGGAGCCGGAGCTGCTCCGCAGGGCCTCCAGGGACATCCGCCGCCACTTCAGGGACATGGCCTCCTTCTCTGCCCTCTGGCTCTTCATCGTCACCTGGGAGGAGGTGACCTTCTACGGGGGAAGCAGCACCACGCCC GTGAACACGTTCCAGGCTGTCCTGATCACAGACGGGGTGTCATCCTTTGCCTTGTTTAACTACCACGAAATCAGCTGGACCACGGGCACAGCCAGCGGAGGGGATCCCCTCACTGGTCTCGGCGGGGTGATGGCTCAG GCTGGCTTCAATGGTGGAAATCTCACCAACTTTTTCAGCATCCCAGGCTCCAGAACTCCAGACATTGTCAATATTGAGGAAACAACCAACGTGAACGTCCCTGGGCGTTGGGCTTTCAAAATCGATGGCAGAGAAATAGACCCGGCCAACGGCTGCAGCCTGAGAG GACAGTTTCTCCGCCAAGGGGAGATCTTTTGGGACAACGCCAACTGCACCACCAAGTGCCGCTGCCTGGACTTCAACAATGAGATCCTCTGCCAGGACATGGCTTGTGGCCCCTTCGAGGCGTGTGAGACGAAGACCAAATTCTTCCAGTGCGTGCCGGTGGAGAGCAGCACCTGCGTGGTGTTCGGAGATCCACATTACCACACCTTCGACGGCTTCCTCTTTCACTTCCAGGGTTCCTGCTCCTACCTCCTCgccaggcagtgctggccaggctcccagctgccCTACTTCAACGTGGAGGCCAAGAATGAGAACCGAGGCGGCTCCTCCGTCTCCTGGCTGAGGGATATTTATGTGGAGGTCTACTCACACAAGATTGTTCTCCCCAAGGGCAGCTTTGGGAAGGCAAAG GTGGATGACCTggtggtgtccctgcccatctcCTTGGAACTGGGCGCGATCAAGGTCTACCAAAGCGGGCTGTCCACTGCCCTGGAGACTGACTTTGGCCTGCTGGTGACCTACGATGGGCAGCACTACGCCTCCGTGTCGGTGCCGGGCTCGTACATCAACGCCACATGCGGGCTGTGCGGCAATTACAACAAAGACCCCGAGGACGACGTCCTGCGCTCGGACGGGACGGCGGCCACGTCCGTGCCCGAGCTGGGCGAGAGCTGGCGGGTGCCACATCCCGAGCGCAGGTGCTCCACGGGCTGCCTGGAGAACTGCAGCCTCTGCGACCCCGCCACCGAGGCGCTGTATTTCACCCCCGAGTACTGCGGCTTCATCAACAAGAGCGGGGGGCCCCTCTGGGAGTGTGGCTCTGTCGTGGATCCCACTGCCTTCATCCACAGCTGTGTCTATGACCTCTGCAGCGCCAAGGACAATGGCACCgggctgtgccaggccatcCAGGCGTATGCCACCGTGTGCCAGGCCCTGGGCATCTCAGTGGGAGAGTGGAGGAGCCAGACGGGATGCG CGGCGGCCGTGCAGTGCCCGGAGCTCAGCCAGTACTCGgtgtgtgccagcagctgccctgccacCTGCTCAGACCTCACGGCCCCGCTGGCCTGCGCCTCCCCCTGCACCGAGAGCTGCGAGTGCCCCGAGGGCCACGTCCTCAGCGCCGACCGCTGCGTCCCCGTGCGGGGCTGCGGCTGTGACGTGAACGGCCGCTACTACACCGCCGGGGAGACCTTCTGGGCAGCACCAGACTGCACCGTGCAGTGCCACTGCGAGGCTGGCGGGGAGGCCAGGTGCTTCAACACCACCTGCCCCGAGGGAGAGATCTGCACCATCAAGAACGGCTACCGGGGGTGCTACCCAAAGCGGGAGACCGTGTGTTtggtggggcaggagcaggtGCTGCGGACCTTTGATGGCATCACCTTCCCCTACCCGCTGGAACAGTCCTACACACTGCTCAAGACCTGCCCAGAGAGGCCAGACTTCATTGAGGTGGACATCAATCAGAAGAAGGTCGGCTCTGCTCCCAACGGGCCACGCGTCGTGCGGGTCCAGGCGGCCGGCCAAGAGGTGAAGATTGGAGGCACCAGGCTGTCAGACATTAAG GTGAATGGTTATGATGTGGAGCTGCCCTATTTCCACCCCTCTGGGCGCCTGGAAATCTACCGGACTGACAACAGCACCGTGATGGAGTCCGAGGGGCTCCTGGCCATCAGCTACTACGACTCCGGCCTCCTGGAGATCCGCCTCTCCACCTCCTACTTCAACTGCACCGGGGGCCTCTGCGGCCTCTTCAACGACAACGCCACCGACGAGTTCTGCCTGCCCAAGGGCAAGTTCACGGACAACCTGGAGCTCTTCCTGGAGAGCTGGACCACCTTCGACGAGATCTGCAACGGCGAGTGCGGGGACCTGCTCATGGCTTGCAACAACGACTCGGAGCTGCTCAAGTCCTACAGGAGCCGCTCCAGCTGCGGCATCATCAACGACCCCACCAACAGCTCCTTCCTGGAGTGTCACAGCGTGGTCAACGTCTCGGCCTACTACAGGACGTGCCTCTTCCGCCTGTGCCAGAGCGGGGGCAACGTGTCGGAGCTGTGTGACTCGGTGGCACGCTACGCCAGCGCCTGCAAGAACGCCGACGTGGACATCGGCCAGTGGAGGAGCCACAGCTTCTGCC ctctgtcctgcccaGAGAACAGCCACTTTGAGGAGTGCATGAGCTGCGTGGAGACCTGCGAGAGCCTGGCCTCGGGCCCCGTGTGCCGGGACACCTGCTCAGAGGGCTGCCAGTGCGACGAGGGCTTCGCCCTGCGCGGCACCCGCTGCATCCCCCGCCGCGAGTGCGGCTGCAACTTCGAGGGCCGCCAGCTGGCCACCAACCAGACCTTCTGGATGGACATCTCCTGCCACTTCCTGTGCTACTGCAACGGCTCGGACAACAGCGTGTACTGCGAGAACGTGTCCTGCAAGGACGACGAGTATTGCCTGGAGGAGAACGGCCTCTACTACTGCCACGTCCGCACCGATGCCTCCTGCATCATCTCGGGCTATGGGCACTACCTGACTTTTGATGGCTACTCCTTCGacttccagagcagctgtgagcTGGTGCTGTGCACCACCATCTCCCGGCCCAGGGTGGAGCGCTCGGATACGTTCCCGGCGTTCACTGTCACAGCCAAGAACGAGGACCGGGACACCTCTCTGGCCCTGTGGGTGAAGCAGGTGGAAGTGGAGGTTTTTAATTACAAGATTGTCATCCACCGTGCCTACAAATACACTGTGCTG ATCAACGACGAGCGCCTCTACCTGCCCCTGAAGCTGGGCCAGGGCAAAGTGAACATCTTTGCCTTTGGCTTTCACATCGTGGTGGAGACCGACTTCGGGCTGAAGGTGGTGTACGACTGGAAGACCTTCCTGTCTGTCACCATCCCTCGGGGCTTCCAGAACCTCACCTACGGCCTCTGCGGCCGCTACAACGGCAACCCCGAGGACGACCTGGTGGCCGCAGGGGGCACGCCGGCCACCAGCATCGGTGACTTTGTGCAGAGCTGGGCCAAGCGAGACGCCTTCTGCCGCGTGGGCTGCGGCGACCGCTGCCCGGCCTGCGGCAAGGTGGAAGGGTTCTGgaagccccagcagctctgcagcctcatCCCCAGCCAAAGTGGTGTCTTTGCCAAGTGCCACAGCAAGATCAATCCCAGTTTCTTCTACAAGAACTGCCTCTTTGACACCTGCGTGGATGGGGGGGCCATGCAGACAGcctgcagctggctgcagaACTATGCCAGCACGTGCCAgacccagggcattgccatcaCTGGCTGGAGGAACTTCACCTCGTGCT CTGTCAGCTGTCCCCCCAACAGCCACTACGAgagctgtgtgtccctgtgccagccccggTGTGCTGCCATCCGGCTGAAGAGCGACTGCAGCCACTACTGCGTGGAGGGCTGCCAGTGTGACCCTGGCTATGTCCTCAATGGCAAGAGCTGCATCCTGCCCCACAACTGTGGCTGCTACTCTGACGGCAAATACTACGAG CCCAAGCAGCTCTTCTGGAGCGGGGACTGCACGCGGCGGTGCCGCTGCTTTCGGCGCAACCTGATCCAGTGCGACCCGCGGCACTGCAAGTCGGACGAGGAGTGCGCGCTGCGCAACGGCGTCCGCGGCTGCTTCAGCACCCGCAGCTCCTTCTGCCtggcggccggcggcggcgtCTTCCGCACCTTCGACGGCGCCTTCCTCCGCTTCCCCGCCAACTGCGCCTTCGTCCTCTCCACCATCTGCCAGAAGCTGCCCGACTTCTCCTTCCAGCTCATCATCAACTTCGACAAGTGGTCCTCGCCCAACCTCACCATCATCTCCCCCGTGTACTTCTACATCAACGAGGAGCAGATCCTCATCAGTGACAGGAATACTGTCAAG GTGAACGGAAGCCTCGTGAGCATCCCCttcgtcacggggctgtccacCAAGATCTTCAGCCAGGAGGGCTTTCTGGTCATTGACTCCAGCCCCGACATCCAGATCCGCTACAACGGCTTCAATGTCATCAAAATCACCATCGGGGAGCGGCTGCAGAACAAGGTGTGCGGCCTCTGCGGCAACTTCAACGGCGACCGCACCGACGACTACGCCACGCTGCGGGGCAAGCCGGCCGTCAGCAGCAtggtgctggcacagagctggaaaaCCAACGGCATGCAGAAGAG CTGCAACGAGCTGCAGTACTCGCAATACGCCGCCTCCTGCGACAACGTCCAgatccaggagctgcagagtgaCAGCTACTGCCTGAAGCTGACCGACATGAAAGGCTTCTTCCAGCCCTGCTACGGCCTCCTGGACCCGCTGCCGTTTTACGAGTCCTGCTTTTTGGATGGCTGCTACAACCACAAGAAGGTGCAGCTGTGTGGCTCGCTGGCTGCCTACGGAGAGGCCTGCAGGACCTTCGGCATCCTGGGCACCGAGTGGATCGAGAAGGAGAATTGCT CAGGAGTGGTGGAAGATCCTTGCGTGGGCGCCGACTGCCCCAACCGCACCTGCGAGCTGGACAACGGCGGGGAGCTGTGCGGCTGCATCGAGCCCCCGCCCTATGGGAACA ccaCTCATGACATCATTGATGCTGAGGTGACCTGCAAAGCTGCCCAAATGGAGGTGTCCATTTCGAAGTGCAAGCTGTTCCAGCTGGGCTTTGAGCGTGAGGGCGTGCGGGTCAACGACCGCCACTGCCCTGGCATTGAAGGGGAAGACTTCATCTCCTTCCAGATCAACAACACCAAAGGCAACTGTGGCAACTTGGTGCAG TCCAACAGCACTCACATCGTGTACAAGAACACGGTGTGGATTGAGAGTGCCAACAACACGGGCAACATCATCACCCGGGACAGGACCATCAATGTGGAGTTTTCCTGTGCCTATGAGCTGGACATCAAGATCTCCCTGGATTCAGTCGTGCGACCAATGCTCAG TGTGATTAACCTGACGGTGCCGACACAGGAAGGGAGCTTCACCACCAAGATGGCCCTGTACAAGAACTCGTCCTACAAGCACCCGTACCGGCAGGGCGAGGTGGTGCTCACCACCCGGGACGTGCTCTACGTGGGGGTCTTCGTGGTGGGAGCCGACTCCAACCACTTGATCCTGATGCTGAACAAGTGCTACGCCACCCCCTCGCGGGACAGCAACGACAAACTGCGCTACTTCATCATTGAGGGAGG GTGCCAAAACATGAAGGACAACACCATTGGCATAGAGGAGAACGGGGTGTCCCTGACGTGTCGCTTCCACGTCACCGTCTTCAAGTTCATCGGGGACTACGACGAGGTTCACCTCCACTGCGCCGTGTCCCTCTGCGACTCCGAGAAATACTCCTGCAAAATC AACTGTCCTCAGCACACGAGGATGGCCAGCGCCTTCGCCGAGGAGTCCAAGGAGCAGATCCTGTCAGTGGGGCCCATCCGGAGGAAGC GATCGGACTGGTGCGAGGACAACGGAGGCTGTGAGCAGATCTGCACGAGCCGGGCAGACGGGCCTTTGTGCAGCTGTGTGACAGGGACGCTGCAGGGGGACGGcaagagctgcaggg CCTCCAGCTCTTCGGGGGAGCACCGTGCCCGggtggccctgctgctggcggcccagctgtggctgcactcAGCCCCGTGGCACCTCACCTCGtag